One genomic region from Cetobacterium sp. 8H encodes:
- the glmM gene encoding phosphoglucosamine mutase, with the protein MRKYFGTDGIRGEANRELTVELALKLGYALGYTLKEKYPEKKRIRVIMGSDTRRSGYMLRSALTAGLNSMGINIDFVGVIPTPGVAYLTQKSSAKAGIMISASHNPAKDNGIKIFWEDGHKLPDEVELELEKLMDNVEEITKNPIAGDEVGKFTYAEDEYYLYRDHIISTVSGDFSGMKIILDAANGSAYRVAKEVFLALGAEIVIINDAPNGKNINVRCGSTHPEILSKVVMGYEADLGLAYDGDADRLIAVDKNGNIVDGDKIIAVLALGMKERNELPNNQVVTTVMSNMGFENYLSNKGIELIRANVGDRYVLEKMKELKINIGGEQSGHIILTDFGTTGDGVLTSVKLVEAIRNSKKALDELVNEIKDWPQLLINVRVSNEKKNLWNKNENIVKFIEEKEEEMKGLGRVLVRTSGTEPIVRVMVEGKEMELVDRIAKEIAVVVENELV; encoded by the coding sequence ATGAGAAAATATTTTGGTACAGATGGAATAAGAGGGGAAGCAAATAGAGAATTAACTGTAGAGTTAGCTCTGAAATTAGGATATGCATTAGGATATACACTAAAAGAAAAATATCCTGAAAAAAAGAGAATAAGAGTAATAATGGGGTCGGATACAAGAAGATCAGGTTATATGTTAAGATCAGCATTAACAGCTGGGTTGAACTCTATGGGAATAAATATAGACTTTGTAGGAGTAATTCCAACACCAGGAGTAGCATATTTAACACAAAAAAGTTCAGCAAAAGCAGGAATAATGATATCAGCATCACATAACCCTGCTAAAGATAATGGAATAAAAATATTTTGGGAAGATGGGCATAAACTTCCTGATGAAGTGGAATTAGAATTAGAAAAGCTAATGGATAACGTAGAAGAGATAACTAAAAATCCAATAGCAGGAGATGAGGTTGGTAAATTTACTTATGCAGAGGATGAATATTATCTGTATAGAGATCATATAATATCGACTGTATCTGGAGATTTTTCAGGTATGAAAATAATTTTAGATGCTGCGAATGGATCAGCTTATAGAGTTGCTAAAGAGGTATTTTTAGCTTTAGGTGCTGAAATTGTTATAATAAATGATGCTCCAAATGGAAAAAATATAAATGTAAGATGTGGATCAACTCATCCTGAAATTTTATCAAAAGTTGTAATGGGATATGAAGCTGACTTAGGTTTAGCTTATGATGGAGATGCAGATAGATTAATAGCTGTTGATAAGAATGGAAACATTGTAGATGGTGATAAAATCATTGCTGTTTTAGCTTTAGGAATGAAAGAAAGAAATGAACTTCCAAATAATCAAGTTGTAACAACAGTAATGAGTAATATGGGATTTGAAAATTATTTATCAAATAAAGGAATAGAACTGATAAGAGCGAATGTTGGAGATAGATATGTTCTTGAAAAAATGAAAGAGTTAAAAATAAATATCGGTGGAGAACAATCAGGACATATCATTCTAACTGATTTTGGAACTACAGGAGATGGAGTTTTAACATCAGTAAAATTAGTTGAAGCTATAAGAAACTCAAAAAAAGCATTAGACGAACTTGTAAATGAGATAAAAGATTGGCCACAGTTACTTATTAATGTAAGAGTTTCAAATGAAAAAAAGAATCTTTGGAATAAGAACGAAAATATAGTAAAGTTTATAGAAGAAAAAGAAGAAGAGATGAAAGGTCTAGGAAGAGTGCTAGTTAGAACTTCGGGAACAGAACCTATTGTGAGAGTTATGGTAGAAGGAAAAGAGATGGAGTTAGTTGATAGAATAGCTAAGGAAATAGCTGTAGTTGTTGAAAATGAACTAGTATAG
- a CDS encoding Gx transporter family protein, whose amino-acid sequence MTDKRRRYLTAFVLLALYLSLIETLIPKPFPWMKLGLANIATIIALEKFDEKMAIEILLLRIFIQGMMLGTLFSPSFIISLISGGASTLLTILLFRYRRNLSLIAICIAGAFAHNITQLIVVYFLLFRNISIMSKSIFIFIWGFLFMGCISGFVTGIICEKLRLRRERGK is encoded by the coding sequence ATGACAGATAAAAGAAGAAGGTACCTAACAGCATTTGTACTTCTAGCACTATATTTATCACTGATAGAAACATTAATACCTAAACCTTTTCCTTGGATGAAATTGGGATTAGCTAATATAGCGACAATTATTGCGTTAGAAAAGTTTGATGAAAAAATGGCAATAGAGATTTTACTTCTTAGAATTTTTATTCAAGGGATGATGTTAGGAACACTTTTTTCACCGAGTTTTATAATAAGTTTGATATCAGGAGGGGCTAGTACCCTCTTGACTATTCTATTGTTTAGGTATAGAAGAAATTTATCATTGATAGCTATATGTATTGCAGGAGCTTTTGCACATAATATAACACAGTTGATAGTGGTTTACTTTTTATTATTTAGAAATATCAGTATAATGAGTAAATCAATATTTATATTTATTTGGGGATTTTTATTTATGGGATGTATTTCAGGATTTGTTACTGGCATTATATGTGAGAAATTACGATTAAGAAGGGAGAGGGGAAAATGA
- the purB gene encoding adenylosuccinate lyase, producing the protein MSRDIYSNPLAERYSSKEMLETFSPKFKFSTWRKLWYALAETEKELGLDITDEQLSEMKANIHNIDYDLANEMEKKFRHDVMAHVHTFGTAAPKAMPIIHLGATSAFVGDNTDLIQIKEALEITKKKMVNVIDGLAKFSAEYKDLPTLGFTHFQAAQLTTVGKRATLWLQSLLLDLEELEFRQDTLRFRGVKGTTGTQASFQELFNGDFKKVKELDEKVAEKMGFNKRFLVTGQTYDRKIDSEVSNLLSNIAQSAHKFTNDLRLLQHLKEIEEPFEKNQIGSSAMAYKRNPMRSERISSLAKFVIALQQSTAMTASTQWFERTLDDSANKRLALPQAFLAVDAILIIWKNILEGLVVYPKMIEKHIMAELPFMATEYIIMEGVKRGGDRQELHELIRVHSMEAGRNVKVEGLENDLIERILNDDSFDIDRDKLMEILDPKNFIGFAPEQVTDFLTSEVNPILEKYKNLLGMDADLKV; encoded by the coding sequence ATGAGTAGAGATATTTATTCAAACCCATTAGCAGAAAGATATAGTTCAAAGGAGATGCTAGAAACATTTTCACCAAAGTTTAAATTTTCAACATGGAGAAAACTTTGGTATGCTTTAGCAGAAACTGAAAAAGAATTAGGATTAGACATAACTGATGAGCAATTATCTGAAATGAAAGCAAATATTCATAATATAGATTATGATTTAGCAAATGAAATGGAAAAAAAGTTCAGACATGATGTTATGGCACATGTACATACATTTGGAACAGCAGCTCCAAAAGCAATGCCAATAATACACTTAGGAGCAACAAGTGCTTTTGTTGGAGATAATACAGACCTTATTCAAATAAAAGAAGCTTTAGAAATTACAAAAAAGAAAATGGTAAACGTAATTGATGGTTTAGCTAAATTTTCAGCTGAATATAAAGATTTACCTACATTAGGATTTACACATTTCCAAGCTGCACAATTAACAACAGTAGGAAAAAGAGCAACTTTATGGTTACAGAGCTTACTTTTAGATTTAGAAGAGTTAGAATTCAGACAAGATACTCTTAGATTTAGAGGAGTAAAAGGAACAACAGGAACTCAAGCAAGTTTCCAAGAATTATTTAATGGCGATTTTAAGAAAGTTAAAGAGTTAGATGAAAAAGTTGCAGAAAAAATGGGATTCAATAAGAGATTTTTAGTAACAGGACAAACTTACGATAGAAAGATAGATTCTGAAGTATCAAATCTTTTATCAAATATAGCTCAATCAGCACATAAATTTACGAATGATTTAAGACTTCTTCAGCATTTAAAAGAGATAGAAGAGCCATTTGAAAAAAATCAAATAGGATCATCAGCAATGGCTTATAAAAGAAATCCTATGAGAAGTGAAAGAATTTCATCTCTTGCAAAATTTGTGATTGCATTACAACAAAGTACAGCAATGACAGCATCAACACAGTGGTTTGAAAGAACTCTTGACGATTCAGCTAATAAAAGATTAGCACTGCCTCAAGCTTTCTTAGCGGTAGATGCAATTTTAATTATATGGAAAAATATTTTAGAGGGATTAGTTGTTTATCCAAAAATGATAGAAAAACATATAATGGCTGAATTACCATTTATGGCAACAGAGTATATCATAATGGAAGGTGTTAAAAGAGGTGGAGATAGACAAGAACTTCATGAGTTAATAAGAGTTCATTCCATGGAAGCTGGAAGAAATGTTAAAGTTGAAGGACTAGAAAACGATCTGATTGAAAGAATACTTAATGATGATTCATTTGATATAGATAGAGATAAACTAATGGAAATTTTAGATCCTAAGAATTTTATTGGATTTGCACCAGAGCAAGTAACAGATTTCTTAACATCAGAAGTAAATCCAATATTAGAAAAATATAAGAATTTATTAGGAATGGATGCAGACTTAAAGGTATAG
- the rimI gene encoding ribosomal protein S18-alanine N-acetyltransferase, whose amino-acid sequence MQVERLKELDVLVIEELAELEKEIFHESYYSIDTLKDMVKSKEYKIFIIKQEVIQGYLILHDSYDVFEIMKIAVREEFRKRGIAGKLIQTYFTLEEKNLLLEVRESNIIAQKFYKKLKFEVIGKRKNYYPNGETAILMLLEIN is encoded by the coding sequence ATGCAAGTAGAAAGACTAAAAGAACTAGATGTTTTAGTGATAGAAGAGTTAGCAGAATTAGAAAAAGAAATTTTTCATGAGAGTTATTATTCAATCGATACGCTAAAAGATATGGTGAAAAGTAAAGAATATAAAATTTTTATAATAAAGCAAGAAGTAATACAGGGCTATTTAATACTACATGATTCTTATGATGTTTTTGAGATAATGAAAATAGCTGTAAGAGAAGAATTTAGAAAAAGAGGGATAGCAGGAAAACTAATCCAAACTTATTTCACTTTAGAAGAAAAAAATCTTTTATTAGAAGTGAGAGAGAGTAATATTATTGCTCAAAAATTTTATAAAAAACTAAAATTTGAAGTAATTGGAAAAAGAAAAAATTATTATCCAAATGGAGAAACTGCTATTTTAATGTTATTAGAAATTAATTAA
- the lepB gene encoding signal peptidase I: protein MSRENLIINSIFYVVLTAFFIYIFVKEKKIVAKIDEKRTKFEDRVVKKLKIQGKTSEKIVRKFIKITESLGSALILVLIIQKFYIGNFLVPTGSMIPTIVPKDRLFGNMVIYNFKAPQREDIIVFKEPIEDKVLYTKRLMGLPGEKVQIKYDRLFINGKKISDREYTPLGELSYNEWIIPKKGDTIKIVPGQNYNESFSNQNIDVAKVQSLLKENTGYVSQLLPDIKFFVNGVQTGMILDYIHDENVVNTLLKGETVEKVLDEDYYLALGDNTNGSYDSRMWGFVKDSRIKGKAFVRFWPLNRIGLLK from the coding sequence ATGAGCAGAGAGAATTTAATAATTAACAGTATTTTTTATGTAGTATTAACAGCATTTTTTATCTATATATTTGTGAAAGAAAAAAAGATAGTAGCAAAAATAGATGAAAAAAGAACAAAGTTTGAAGATAGAGTTGTAAAAAAGCTTAAAATTCAAGGGAAAACTTCAGAAAAAATAGTAAGAAAATTTATAAAAATAACTGAAAGTTTAGGTAGTGCATTAATTTTAGTGTTAATTATTCAAAAATTTTATATAGGAAATTTCTTAGTTCCAACAGGGTCGATGATCCCAACAATAGTTCCAAAAGATAGACTTTTTGGTAATATGGTTATATATAACTTTAAAGCTCCACAAAGAGAGGATATAATAGTATTTAAGGAACCTATTGAAGACAAAGTATTATATACTAAAAGATTGATGGGGCTTCCTGGAGAAAAGGTTCAAATAAAATATGATAGATTATTTATAAATGGGAAAAAGATATCGGATAGAGAATACACTCCTTTAGGAGAATTAAGTTATAACGAATGGATTATACCTAAAAAAGGAGATACTATTAAAATAGTACCTGGACAAAATTATAATGAATCTTTTTCAAATCAAAATATAGATGTAGCAAAGGTTCAGAGTTTATTGAAAGAAAATACAGGTTATGTATCTCAATTATTACCAGATATAAAGTTCTTTGTTAATGGAGTTCAAACAGGAATGATTTTAGATTATATTCATGATGAAAATGTTGTAAATACTTTATTAAAAGGAGAAACGGTAGAAAAAGTATTGGATGAAGATTATTATTTAGCTTTAGGTGATAACACAAATGGAAGTTATGATTCAAGAATGTGGGGATTTGTAAAAGATAGCAGAATAAAGGGGAAAGCTTTTGTTAGATTTTGGCCTTTAAATAGAATAGGATTGTTGAAATAA
- the rplS gene encoding 50S ribosomal protein L19, producing MKEKLIQLVEQNYLRNDIPAFKAGDTIGVYYKVIEGNKERVQLFEGVVIRVNGGGIAKTFTVRKVTGGIGVERIIPVNSPMIDKIEVLKVGKVRRSKLYYLRELSGKKARIKEIRR from the coding sequence ATGAAAGAAAAATTAATTCAATTAGTAGAGCAAAACTACTTAAGAAACGACATTCCAGCATTCAAAGCTGGAGACACTATCGGAGTTTACTACAAAGTAATCGAGGGTAACAAAGAAAGAGTTCAGTTATTCGAAGGTGTAGTAATCAGAGTAAATGGTGGAGGAATCGCTAAGACTTTCACAGTTAGAAAAGTAACTGGAGGAATCGGAGTAGAAAGAATCATACCTGTAAACTCTCCTATGATCGACAAAATCGAAGTATTAAAAGTTGGAAAAGTAAGAAGATCAAAACTTTACTACTTAAGAGAACTTTCTGGAAAGAAAGCAAGAATCAAAGAAATCAGAAGATAG
- a CDS encoding LA_2272 family surface repeat-containing protein: MKKKLALLLFGLSLATFGAENFELGLLSPTQLYSPQTSVKGIRLGLLYTENQNVEGLDINIIANKKQNFKGLSIGSFYDRTEGNFVGAKLGWFFLPITFNSVGGNMTGVQFGLVNMVERDTKGVQVGGANFTGTATGAQLGFFNKADKIKGLQFGFVNMAENLQGLQIGLVNMADNSEIFEVLPILNFNFNF; this comes from the coding sequence ATGAAAAAGAAATTAGCATTATTATTATTTGGATTATCACTAGCTACTTTTGGAGCTGAAAATTTTGAGTTAGGATTACTTTCACCTACTCAATTATACAGTCCTCAAACAAGTGTAAAAGGAATAAGATTAGGGCTTCTTTACACTGAGAATCAAAATGTAGAGGGACTAGATATAAATATTATAGCCAACAAGAAACAGAATTTTAAAGGTTTATCTATAGGATCTTTCTATGATAGAACTGAGGGTAATTTTGTGGGAGCTAAATTAGGATGGTTTTTCTTACCAATAACTTTTAATAGTGTTGGTGGAAACATGACAGGAGTTCAATTTGGACTTGTAAATATGGTAGAAAGAGATACGAAAGGTGTTCAAGTAGGAGGAGCAAACTTTACTGGAACTGCAACAGGAGCTCAATTAGGATTCTTTAACAAAGCAGATAAAATTAAAGGACTTCAATTTGGATTCGTAAACATGGCAGAAAACCTTCAAGGTTTACAAATAGGGCTTGTAAATATGGCAGATAATAGTGAAATATTTGAAGTTCTTCCAATTCTGAACTTTAATTTCAATTTTTAG
- a CDS encoding fimbria/pilus periplasmic chaperone: MFRLKKIGTLIFLLVSVCAAAFNFSVAPTRFEIALDKVNTNEIVLINNTAEPMRLESFLEVPEGYEKHNLNNSIKLYPKMVAIKPGGKQIVRFRVKPGANMENGEYKSYVVFKEIPIKNRAIENKNSLDVQIQMITEVGISVYGYYGEINKEVEISNVAFSYLNKTSDLKISANVLAKGNSSLKISQKLEVLNSNGKILETKTAEFGRSSRNGKSKIENIVKLENLKNKKVRLTLLDSEGNVLLKKDSQIF; the protein is encoded by the coding sequence ATGTTTAGATTAAAAAAAATAGGAACATTGATATTTTTGTTGGTGAGTGTGTGTGCAGCCGCATTTAATTTCAGTGTAGCTCCTACAAGATTTGAAATAGCACTGGACAAAGTTAATACTAATGAAATTGTGTTGATCAATAATACTGCTGAACCTATGAGGCTTGAAAGTTTTTTAGAAGTTCCAGAAGGGTATGAAAAACATAATTTAAATAACAGCATAAAACTTTATCCTAAAATGGTTGCCATAAAACCAGGTGGGAAACAAATTGTAAGATTTAGAGTAAAGCCAGGAGCAAATATGGAAAATGGAGAATATAAAAGTTATGTTGTATTTAAAGAAATTCCAATAAAAAATAGAGCTATAGAAAATAAAAATTCATTAGATGTTCAAATACAAATGATAACAGAGGTAGGAATAAGTGTTTATGGTTATTATGGTGAAATAAATAAAGAGGTGGAGATTTCAAATGTAGCATTTTCTTACCTAAATAAAACATCAGATTTAAAAATAAGTGCAAATGTATTAGCTAAAGGAAATAGCTCTTTAAAAATATCTCAAAAATTAGAGGTTTTAAACTCGAATGGTAAAATTTTAGAGACTAAAACTGCTGAGTTTGGAAGAAGTTCAAGAAATGGAAAAAGTAAAATTGAAAATATTGTAAAGTTAGAAAATTTAAAAAATAAAAAAGTAAGATTAACATTATTAGATTCAGAAGGTAATGTTTTATTAAAAAAAGATAGTCAAATATTTTAA
- a CDS encoding toxin-antitoxin system YwqK family antitoxin yields the protein MRKLFIIKLMIIFTLIFDVLYSDKRIENVKNKKIRNQIVYILNESTPFTGELIGEGIKEQYENGIKHGSFQGYILDENQKLIYEGKYINGIKHGAWIIKYLNGESKVVLKYNYDKPSGQWTYFYQNKNLEGHENLEDGILEGKVVRYSLNGDLLAKLSYTYGLLNGEAVFFHKGEVLETITHFKYGKIDGAIKIFDKNASPLLEGEYKNGGREGVWKFFYKTGDIKTIVNYKSGLKDGEVIIYDKAGIIAQKSVFKKGNEVDSQGKIITKNKEFKDSIVDRFKKFNRNLKYEKYDKILSEME from the coding sequence TTGAGAAAATTATTTATAATAAAACTAATGATTATCTTTACATTAATTTTTGATGTCTTATATTCTGATAAAAGAATAGAAAATGTTAAAAATAAAAAAATAAGAAATCAGATAGTTTATATCTTAAACGAATCTACTCCATTTACAGGAGAATTGATTGGGGAAGGAATAAAAGAACAATATGAAAATGGAATAAAGCATGGATCTTTTCAAGGATATATTCTAGATGAAAATCAAAAGTTGATATATGAAGGTAAGTATATTAATGGAATTAAACATGGTGCTTGGATAATTAAATACTTAAACGGAGAAAGTAAAGTTGTATTAAAATATAATTATGATAAACCAAGTGGACAGTGGACATATTTTTATCAGAACAAAAACTTAGAAGGTCATGAAAATTTAGAAGATGGAATTCTGGAAGGGAAAGTTGTAAGATATTCTTTAAATGGGGATTTACTTGCAAAATTAAGTTATACCTATGGACTTTTGAATGGAGAGGCTGTTTTCTTTCATAAGGGAGAAGTTTTAGAAACAATAACTCATTTTAAGTATGGAAAAATTGATGGAGCAATAAAAATATTTGATAAAAATGCTTCACCACTACTTGAAGGCGAGTATAAGAATGGCGGAAGAGAAGGTGTGTGGAAATTTTTCTACAAAACAGGAGATATAAAAACCATTGTAAATTATAAGAGTGGTCTTAAAGATGGAGAGGTTATTATCTATGACAAAGCTGGAATAATTGCTCAGAAGTCAGTTTTTAAAAAAGGTAATGAAGTTGATTCGCAAGGTAAAATAATAACAAAAAATAAAGAGTTTAAGGATTCGATAGTTGATAGATTTAAAAAGTTTAACAGAAATTTAAAATATGAAAAGTATGACAAAATATTGAGTGAAATGGAGTGA
- a CDS encoding DUF4402 domain-containing protein, with protein MFKIIMCFFIALNSIVFGKIVPHPSYVVLSEDVTLDRGQVFNLESETIKITGLGNMDRIYYSFSNYDERLQNKNASTQALIIENIKLVKVAGNHNEENGYIDEVRGQTNFRILAQFRVKPDPNVSGEYTKRITLRFSEDKNSISNEGSVDIQIRIKVLKVLQLTTTAMDLGSAVKGQPLSTTSGGTPGYLKIDGSPNARVKVNYPSTTFIYNKSNSDKLLVNIKSTPSLDNDGNLKLDLSNTGEYRVRFDGDVRNTSTVSPGEYKGSFKIQVRYD; from the coding sequence ATGTTTAAGATTATAATGTGTTTTTTTATAGCGTTGAATTCAATAGTTTTTGGAAAAATAGTTCCACATCCAAGTTATGTTGTATTATCTGAAGATGTTACTTTGGATAGGGGACAGGTTTTTAATTTAGAAAGCGAAACAATTAAAATAACCGGATTAGGAAATATGGATAGAATATATTATTCTTTCAGTAATTATGATGAAAGGTTACAAAACAAGAACGCTTCAACACAGGCTTTGATAATTGAAAATATAAAACTTGTAAAAGTTGCAGGAAATCACAATGAAGAAAATGGTTATATAGATGAAGTGAGAGGGCAAACGAATTTTAGAATTCTAGCTCAGTTCAGAGTAAAGCCGGATCCTAATGTGTCAGGAGAATATACTAAACGAATAACGTTAAGGTTCTCAGAAGATAAAAATTCGATCTCAAATGAAGGCTCAGTTGATATACAAATTAGGATTAAGGTGTTAAAAGTTCTTCAGTTGACAACTACGGCAATGGACTTGGGAAGTGCTGTAAAGGGACAACCACTTTCAACAACATCAGGTGGCACTCCAGGGTATTTAAAGATTGATGGGTCACCAAATGCAAGAGTTAAAGTGAACTATCCGTCTACGACGTTTATTTATAATAAAAGTAATAGTGATAAATTGTTGGTAAATATAAAGTCAACACCGTCTTTAGATAACGACGGGAACTTAAAGTTAGACTTATCAAATACAGGTGAATATCGAGTTAGATTTGATGGAGATGTAAGAAATACTTCTACAGTTTCGCCAGGAGAATATAAGGGAAGTTTTAAAATACAGGTAAGGTATGATTAA
- a CDS encoding ABC transporter substrate-binding protein has protein sequence MKKYISIFLFIIITTLSFGGATIQLDDLSLDEYNYLKEEKNNEINMLQAVKVSTIDPIFMKDQYSIRIVKYLYDTLFIAGENGEIKPNLVDEFSWKEDRILVLKIKENIYFHDGKKLDSTGVKNSLERMLKKGVFKSLFNDVENIKTIDEDTLEIKLKGKNNLFISMLSYYMCSITKENENGEIIGTGPYEIGDIKNKQLVLLKNKKYFKGAPKADKITISYEVSDRGRMISYYNEKADVVSDITLKRLEKWKKDELVSSDVEVLERDEIDTTSIMFGKKNGMFLSRESREAIRRIIDKEEISENIFGEKSAETFFPKQLFKAKLSKINFKPQKLDYVFKNKKIEITILNDDISMQVAEEVKTQLESNGFEVLIVPYQQEAYLMKMENKDYELAIYSILFDENYLIYNLGKVMLFDIGNNEMYNATQPFLDIMRDEDKKDNRDKIYDKVVSLIAKDVPYIPLIHSKKIMIGNIKAKNLGFEGRD, from the coding sequence TTGAAAAAATATATAAGTATATTTTTATTTATAATAATTACAACACTATCCTTTGGAGGCGCAACTATACAGTTAGATGATTTATCGTTAGACGAATATAACTATCTTAAAGAGGAAAAAAATAATGAAATTAATATGCTTCAAGCGGTTAAAGTTTCAACAATAGATCCAATTTTTATGAAGGATCAATACTCAATAAGAATTGTAAAATATCTTTACGATACACTTTTTATAGCTGGAGAAAATGGGGAGATAAAGCCTAATTTAGTTGATGAGTTTAGCTGGAAAGAGGATAGAATTCTAGTTCTGAAGATAAAAGAAAATATTTATTTTCATGATGGGAAAAAATTAGATTCAACAGGGGTGAAGAATTCATTAGAAAGAATGTTGAAAAAAGGTGTTTTTAAAAGTCTTTTTAATGATGTTGAAAATATAAAAACAATTGATGAAGATACTCTTGAAATAAAATTAAAAGGTAAGAATAATTTATTTATATCAATGCTATCTTATTACATGTGTTCAATAACAAAAGAGAATGAAAATGGAGAAATTATAGGGACAGGTCCTTATGAAATAGGAGATATAAAAAATAAGCAGCTAGTGTTATTAAAAAATAAAAAATATTTCAAAGGAGCTCCTAAAGCAGATAAGATAACGATATCTTATGAAGTCAGTGACAGAGGGAGAATGATTTCATATTATAACGAAAAAGCAGATGTTGTATCGGATATTACATTAAAAAGATTAGAAAAATGGAAAAAGGATGAACTTGTATCATCAGATGTAGAAGTTTTAGAAAGAGACGAAATAGATACAACAAGTATAATGTTTGGAAAAAAGAATGGAATGTTTTTAAGTAGAGAGAGTAGAGAGGCAATAAGAAGAATAATAGATAAAGAAGAGATATCAGAGAATATTTTTGGAGAAAAATCTGCAGAGACATTTTTTCCAAAACAATTATTTAAAGCTAAGCTATCAAAAATAAATTTTAAACCACAGAAATTAGATTATGTTTTTAAAAACAAGAAAATAGAAATAACAATTTTAAATGATGATATTTCAATGCAAGTTGCAGAAGAGGTTAAGACTCAGTTAGAATCAAATGGTTTTGAAGTTTTAATTGTCCCATATCAGCAAGAAGCTTATTTGATGAAGATGGAAAATAAAGACTATGAACTCGCGATATATAGTATTTTATTTGATGAAAATTATTTAATCTATAACTTGGGAAAAGTTATGTTATTTGATATTGGAAATAATGAAATGTACAATGCAACACAACCTTTTTTAGATATCATGAGGGATGAGGATAAAAAAGATAATAGAGATAAGATATATGATAAAGTTGTATCTTTGATAGCTAAAGATGTGCCGTATATACCTTTGATACACAGTAAAAAAATAATGATTGGAAATATTAAGGCGAAAAACTTGGGGTTTGAAGGGAGAGATTGA